The following proteins are co-located in the Tetrapisispora phaffii CBS 4417 chromosome 4, complete genome genome:
- the MNL2 gene encoding putative mannosidase MNL2 (similar to Saccharomyces cerevisiae YLR057W; ancestral locus Anc_8.39) produces the protein MKYTKIVLSTIRRVRSILPLCITIGLLFYYTFQNEINTLNSYAENEVMPSISNDMHGVIQDPLNNTHDMNNNKNVGNNYEEKIKNKHEDHEASIHTTDSKKATSKIDLSDPKVLRVKNRYFPLLISNFTQEKFTHNYDIAQDLWLNSLLTTKVKYPLLFELDLPTRISKSEKELSSKNNEQAYLTEVQNPVIDPSVDTSQYESLLVEVKNLLSKALENDQVMIKSKQALNEAKGNQGKGFLWPIKLLDMLDSLYLMNENNIFNEALSIIKEIDFRLPPSSISFVDIPDLITRALGGLLSAYELSEEPILLSQAKVLADFTLRAFDTPNGIPIMPYPWQSLYQNRFPYRVGDAGSISKMALEFSRISQLSQDNRYFSAVFEVMHTLTKSKDEFAIDYMFPEEVDPSGCKILTENEIWRGSHGRGTVMKSINEDFSFVHCEQKGTLKVSQPNAADKQELFVINEKTIPVYENLIKLYHLFDNHDIIKDMEKQIEKHKLENDSKENVADTNAKEAMNVDGNSVSHSKLVKKSAQDVIQGTLTTKKAFTEAMDHIIRLMKFHPKTPFSKKLTLLSSLQTRSSYSPSKNELRVKMRRHQDMYAYSCELPSTLALGSRLFNMTNYMDFASELTESCYILSSFFDGAMPDHMYFDACSKDDPTCTFSIESKIASITAGNYQYSPSDFNYIDSNEVKISENLQTKNTISDPELSRINRVLIFVGSKDANYVSLGKSDLNEKKSVWSNRPEDPLWINKMSDKKLLSPHTIKSLFYMYRVSGDEKWREMGKELFLKVVNTLKKNNQKAKGLWDVHEIEGTDSDAYIPIPSSFYSQTLKYYYLLFSNKKEFSLDDYILTTGGHFIKKDN, from the coding sequence ATGAAGTACACTAAGATAGTTTTATCGACAATTAGAAGAGTGCGATCTATCTTACCTTTATGCATAACAATTGGGCTACTGTTTTACTATACTTTTCAGAATGAGATCAACACATTAAATTCATATGCAGAGAATGAAGTTATGCCATCTATCAGTAATGACATGCATGGTGTTATTCAAGATCCTCTAAACAATACTCATGACAtgaacaataataaaaatgtagGAAATAATTATGAggaaaaaataaaaaataaacatgAGGATCATGAGGCCAGCATACACACTACAGACTCAAAGAAAGCGACATCAAAAATAGATTTATCAGATCCAAAGGTTTTGCGAGTTAAGAACAGATATTTTCCTTTACTTATATCAAACTTTACACAGGAGAAATTTACCCACAATTATGACATAGCTCAGGATCTCTGgctaaattcattattaacaaCGAAGGTGAAATATCCTCTTCTCTTTGAATTGGATTTACCCACCAGAATCTCAAAAAgtgaaaaagaattaagCTCTAAAAATAACGAACAAGCATATTTGACAGAAGTTCAGAACCCAGTCATTGACCCATCAGTAGATACTTCACAATATGAAAGTTTACTCGTTGAAGTTAAAAATCTATTATCAAAAGCTTTAGAGAACGATCAAGTAATGATAAAATCAAAGCAAGCTCTTAATGAGGCCAAGGGAAATCAAGGGAAGGGATTTCTATGGCCAATTAAGTTATTAGACATGCTAGACtcattatatttgatgaatgaaaataatatatttaatgaagCCCTATCGATAATCAAAGAAATAGATTTTAGATTACCACCTAGCTCAATTTCCTTCGTTGATATCCCAGACTTAATAACTAGGGCACTAGGTGGCTTACTTTCCGCGTATGAATTATCTGAAGAGCCAATTCTACTCTCTCAGGCTAAAGTATTGGCTGATTTCACATTACGTGCATTCGATACACCGAATGGCATTCCAATCATGCCATACCCATGGCAATCACTATATCAAAATAGATTTCCATACAGAGTAGGTGACGCAGGATCTATTAGTAAAATGGCTTTAGAGTTCTCTAGAATATCGCAATTATCACAAGATAACCGCTATTTTTCTGCCGTTTTCGAGGTCATGCATACATTAACAAAGTCTAAAGATGAATTTGCAATTGATTACATGTTTCCTGAAGAGGTAGATCCATCCGGTTGCAAAATATTAACTGAGAATGAGATATGGAGGGGCAGCCATGGACGTGGTACTGTCATGAAAAGTATTAACGaagatttttcatttgttcATTGTGAACAAAAAGGTACTTTAAAGGTATCACAACCTAATGCTGCTGATAAACAAGAACTATTtgttattaatgaaaaaacgATTCCTGTATATGAGAActtaattaaattatatcatttatttgACAATCATGATATTATAAAAGATATGGAAAAACAAATAGAAAAGCataaattggaaaatgaCTCGAAAGAAAATGTTGCCGATACAAACGCCAAAGAAGCAATGAACGTAGATGGCAATAGTGTGTCACATAGTAAATTGGTTAAAAAATCAGCTCAAGATGTTATCCAAGGAACCTTAACCACAAAAAAGGCATTTACTGAAGCTATGGATCATATTATTCGGCTAATGAAGTTTCACCCTAAAACACCTTTTTCGAAGAAGTTGACTTTACTTTCTTCATTACAAACAAGATCCTCTTATTCTccatcaaaaaatgaattaagAGTTAAAATGAGGCGGCACCAAGATATGTATGCATATTCTTGTGAACTTCCTTCCACTTTAGCATTAGGCTCAAGGTTATTTAATATGACCAATTACATGGATTTTGCATCTGAATTAACAGAAAGttgttatatattaagCAGTTTCTTTGATGGTGCTATGCCTGACCATATGTATTTCGATGCTTGTAGTAAGGATGATCCAACTTGTACATTCAGTATAGAATCTAAAATAGCAAGTATCACCGCAggaaattatcaatattcaCCATCAGACTTTAATTACATAGATTCCAATGAAGttaaaatttcagaaaATCTACAAACCAAAAATACAATCTCTGATCCTGAATTATCAAGAATCAATCGTGTATTGATTTTTGTTGGAAGTAAAGATGCTAATTATGTCAGTCTTGGTAAATCTGACCTAAATGAGAAAAAATCTGTGTGGTCTAATAGACCAGAAGATCCACTCTGGATCAATAAAATGTCTGACAAGAAACTGTTGTCACCACATACAATTAAATCACTTTTCTATATGTATAGAGTGAGTGGTGATGAAAAATGGAGAGAAATGGGTAAAGAGTTATTTTTGAAGGTGGTAAATACTctgaaaaagaataatcaaaaaGCAAAAGGGCTATGGGATGTACATGAGATAGAAGGAACTGATAGTGATGCATATATTCCAATACCTAGTAGTTTCTATTCGCAGactttgaaatattattatttgttatttagTAATAAGAAAGAGTTCAGTTTAGATGACTACATCTTAACTACTGGTGGgcattttataaaaaaagacAACTAA
- the TPHA0D00425 gene encoding uncharacterized protein (ancestral locus Anc_8.39a), which translates to MESNNEMSSKKRSLTITPVRRKGLTSKHQGDVNGDNKKRSIPGFNLIEEHENVDWKKRWIIQNLELQRVTQLKTFLEIEKSIND; encoded by the coding sequence ATGGAAAGCAATAACGAGATGTCATCAAAAAAAAGGTCCCTTACTATCACTCCAGTTAGAAGAAAAGGTTTAACTAGTAAACACCAAGGTGATGTCAACGGTGATAACAAGAAGAGGAGTATTCCTGGTTTTAATCTAATTGAGGAACATGAGAATGTGGACTGGAAGAAAAGATGGATTATCCAGAATCTTGAGTTACAAAGAGTCACTCAATTGAAGACATTTTTAGAAATAGAGAAGAGTATCAATGACTGA
- the CAK1 gene encoding cyclin-dependent protein kinase-activating kinase CAK1 (similar to Saccharomyces cerevisiae CAK1 (YFL029C); ancestral locus Anc_8.40), which yields MSKGKTIAITRFAHIFKLGNDKVVKSISKDGLLPPHDPLMELSILEKLTKNESNRNVIQLLDYQENTNYDLVFKYYPLTLKELLLSGYISIVNPYYNVTASSPTENYYRNRFDSNKYAYDFFKQLINGLAYIHSLQIIHRDIKLDNILMEDNGNNNFTLVVTDFGISYDASDENRGNELINDKITDVSTSIYKAPELLFSVRNYTNKVDIWAAFIVLSQLLIDPAMKVKNQKNIPAVVTDGSFSDDDNDGFREEVGSDIKLLFSIFEKFGIPSAAQWPEVINYGTADTFIGMFGNSGDSKYFLDKKTPEAEEYMEQIIPGLRNIEGKQQRETLVQCCIGMASFESTTRFSAEQLLEYLN from the coding sequence ATGAGTAAAGGGAAGACCATTGCTATCACAAGATTTGCACATATTTTCAAACTTGGAAATGACAAAGTCGTgaaatcaatatcaaaGGATGGACTTCTACCACCTCATGACCCACTGATGGAGCTATCAATCCTAGAAAAACTCACTAAGAATGAAAGCAATAGAAATGTAATACAATTGCTAGACTACCAAGAGAATACCAACTATGATCTGGTTTTCAAGTATTATCCATTGacattaaaagaattgCTTTTGTCTGGATATATATCTATCGTCAATCCATATTACAATGTCACTGCTTCATCACCGACTGAAAACTATTATAGAAACCGATTCGACTCTAATAAATATGCATACGATTTTTTTAAGCAGCTTATAAATGGGTTAGCCTACATACACTCCCTCCAAATAATACATAGAGACATTAAATTGGACAATATATTGATGGAAGATAACGGAAACAACAATTTTACCTTAGTCGTAACTGATTTTGGCATTTCCTATGATGCTTCCGACGAAAACAGAGGtaatgaattaattaatgataaaattacaGACGTATCTACTTCGATATATAAAGCTCCAGAACTACTGTTCAGCGTAAGAAATTATACAAATAAAGTAGATATTTGGGCAGCCTTCATAGTATTATCtcaattattaatagaCCCTGCTATGAAAGtgaaaaaccaaaaaaatataccaGCAGTTGTAACAGATGGCTCATTTAGTGACGACGACAATGATGGGTTCCGAGAAGAAGTAGGCAGTGATATCAAATTGTTGTTCTCTATATTTGAGAAATTTGGTATTCCATCTGCTGCACAATGGCCAGAAGTTATAAATTATGGAACTGCTGACACATTTATTGGCATGTTTGGAAACTCAGGAGATTCGAAATACTTTCTGGATAAAAAAACTCCAGAAGCTGAAGAGTACATGGAACAAATCATACCTGGCCTTCGAAACATCGAAGGTAAGCAACAAAGAGAAACTCTTGTACAATGTTGCATCGGGATGGCGTCGTTCGAATCCACAACCAGATTCTCAGCAGAACAGCTGCTAGAATACCTAAACTAG
- the ERG3 gene encoding C-5 sterol desaturase (similar to Saccharomyces cerevisiae ERG3 (YLR056W); ancestral locus Anc_8.41) — MDFVLEVVDTLVLDKFYAKLLPVSLAENIPLDWHKSLNVNAGITNTTQLLNSLNGIPLKDRVCQDVYGYTPYWMDMTVDTFSSVLPRSNLLREALSLSVVATVFAWILYLFFGTLSYYTLFDRNVFNHPRYLKNQMKLEIKLAVSSIPLMSVMTSFWFILELKGYSKLYTNLDLSDSKGWKQLVFEYVSFIMFTDCGIYLAHRWLHWPKVYKAIHKPHHKWLVCTPFASHAFHPVDGYFQSLPYHLYPMFMPLNKYLYLVLFTFVNFWSIMIHDANHMSNNPYLNGTACHTVHHLYFNYNYGQFTTLWDRLGGSYRKPEDDLFDPELSKNTKALEEQIKRMEVIKLEVEGNDDDRVYDEGQDMKKNN, encoded by the coding sequence ATGGATTTCGTTTTAGAAGTTGTAGACACGCTAGTCTTAGACAAGTTCTACGCCAAGCTGCTTCCTGTCTCGTTGGCCGAAAACATCCCTCTGGACTGGCACAAGTCCCTGAACGTCAACGCCGGTATCACAAACACCACGCAGCTGTTGAACTCCCTGAATGGCATCCCTCTGAAGGACAGGGTCTGCCAAGACGTCTACGGCTACACACCTTACTGGATGGATATGACTGTCGACACTTTCAGCAGTGTTTTGCCCCGTAGCAATCTGTTGAGAGAGGCGCTCTCCCTATCCGTCGTTGCCACTGTTTTCGCATGGATTTTATACTTATTTTTCGGCACCCTATCATACTATACTTTGTTCGACAGAAACGTTTTCAACCATCCACGTTACTTGAAGAACCAGATGAAGTTGGAAATCAAATTGGCCGTTTCTTCCATCCCACTGATGTCCGTCATGACCTCTTTCTGGTTCATTTTGGAATTGAAAGGCTACTCTAAGTTATACACAAACCTTGATCTGTCAGATTCCAAGGGATGGAAACAGCTGGTGTTCGAGTACGTCTCTTTCATAATGTTCACCGATTGCGGTATCTACTTGGCTCACAGATGGCTGCACTGGCCAAAGGTCTACAAAGCCATCCACAAGCCTCATCACAAGTGGTTGGTCTGCACTCCATTCGCTTCCCACGCTTTCCACCCAGTCGACGGTTACTTCCAATCTTTACCATACCATTTGTACCCAATGTTCATGCCATTAAACAAGTACTTATACCTGGTTTTGTTCACATTCGTCAACTTCTGGTCCATTATGATTCACGACGCTAACCACATGTCGAATAACCCATACTTAAACGGTACTGCATGCCACACTGTCCATCACTTGTACTTCAATTACAACTACGGCCAATTCACCACTCTTTGGGACAGATTAGGAGGTTCCTACAGAAAGCCAGAAGACGATCTGTTCGACCCCGAATTATCAAAGAACACAAAGGCTCTAGAGGAACAGATCAAGAGAATGGAAGTCATTAAGTTAGAAGTCGAAGGTAATGACGATGACAGAGTCTACGATGAAGGTCAAGACATGAAGAAAAACAACTGA
- the CAF16 gene encoding putative ATP-binding cassette family ATPase CAF16 (similar to Saccharomyces cerevisiae CAF16 (YFL028C); ancestral locus Anc_8.42) gives MSTSLAVKIDHLTYTFPQQAAPALHDVSLEIPWHTRTLLVGCNGAGKSTILRLLSGKHLCLGGNILVNDHNPFSPLPLDGDAGDVVNCVYLGLEWAHMEIINRDVRVSELLDSIGFAHFEQRGRELLQILEVDTHWRMHMLSDGQKRRVQLVMGLLKPWRVLLLDEVTVDLDVIGRSRLLAFLEHETQRRRCSVLYATHIFDGLNSWPHRVLHLDRGRIVDSLALPADVQFTAARDAEVAENRDTAGHRDTKPTLTVPKSDSLHPLALHWLARDRDRT, from the coding sequence ATGAGCACCTCCCTCGCTGTGAAAATTGACCATTTGACGTACACCTTCCCCCAGCAGGCGGCCCCCGCGCTGCACGACGTCTCCTTGGAGATCCCTTGGCACACCCGCACTCTGCTGGTGGGCTGCAACGGTGCCGGGAAATCGACGATCCTGCGTCTGCTGAGCGGCAAGCACCTGTGCCTGGGCGGCAACATCCTCGTGAACGACCACAACCCTTTCTCCCCGCTGCCGCTCGACGGCGACGCCGGCGACGTCGTCAACTGCGTCTACCTGGGCCTCGAGTGGGCCCACATGGAGATCATCAACAGGGACGTCCGGGTGAGCGAGCTGCTCGACAGCATCGGCTTCGCGCATTTCGAGCAGCGCGGCCGCGAGCTGCTGCAGATCCTGGAAGTCGACACGCACTGGCGCATGCACATGCTGAGCGACGGCCAGAAGCGCCGCGTGCAGCTGGTGATGGGCCTGCTGAAGCCGTGGCGCGTGCTGCTGCTGGACGAGGTGACGGTCGACCTGGACGTCATCGGCCGCAGCCGCCTCCTGGCGTTCCTGGAGCACGAGACCCAGCGCAGACGCTGCAGCGTGCTGTACGCCACGCACATCTTCGACGGGCTGAACAGCTGGCCGCACCGGGTGCTGCACCTGGACCGCGGCCGCATCGTCGACTCGCTGGCGCTGCCCGCCGACGTCCAGTTCACCGCCGCCCGCGACGCCGAAGTCGCCGAGAACCGCGACACCGCCGGCCACCGCGACACAAAGCCGACGCTGACCGTCCCCAAAAGTGACAGCCTGCACCCGCTGGCGCTGCATTGGCTCGCACGTGACAGGGACCGCACCTAG
- the SPT8 gene encoding SAGA complex subunit SPT8 (similar to Saccharomyces cerevisiae SPT8 (YLR055C); ancestral locus Anc_8.43) translates to MDEADDILEQNQMDDEVEEDDEDDFKDVEERADEDEEDENDEEDDENDEDDDDDDDDDDDDDDDENEDDDDENENDDDDDDDDENDDDNDENDDNDDNDDDENNDKEENTERTVEDADDADVEMEDGEDEDDQKKDMSAIKLTKTEKLRNYYSTMFCNAKLAGSYSISPTVAIPIQTHVNAITMSKGLNYMFLGGSDGYIRKYDFKNSMDGKASLTLIQKHSLPESMDYAGITLSYWENEIPQKKSTVKLTKNNKEYEPLVSPVYSLEVQSESMYILSGLNNGGITMQGVRYSEGSIAHYFKTPGSHQQTVNLLKLNNDETTFLSGSWDKKLLEWDLRTGKIINDFQGVLSTPSSLEMRPLYSTVEISEMVENLKNSSAETENRSTKGADEDDDMDSLFGDDDEAADKSTLKDDKTNDAEMNVDINENIKEQSLDATKANDSLLEISKTTLKRVYDPDIFMTSSLNGNVDIWDRRISSGVALTIKRGEATPPWCLSATWSADGDHIYAGRRNACVEEFDIKMPSKPINTLKLPSISGSVSCVRAMPNNRHILCGSQDNIRLFDTKIATDTSGSKGRKYFSIVPGHHGGMISDIYIDPSCRFMISASGNRGWQGTTTDYALLYEIDLQ, encoded by the coding sequence ATGGATGAAGCAGACGATATATTAGAACAGAATCAAATGGACGATGAGGTGGAGGAAGATGATGAGGACGATTTCAAGGACGTAGAGGAGCGTGCTGATGAGGACGAAGAGGATGAGAacgatgaagaagatgacgAGAATGACGAAGACGACGACGACGAcgatgatgacgatgacgatgatgatgatgacgaGAATGAAGATGACGATGATGAGAATGAGAACGATGATGACGACGATGATGACGACGAGAATGATGACGACAACGACGAAAACGATGACAACGACGACAACGACGATGATGAGAACAACGACAAGGAGGAAAATACTGAGAGAACGGTAGAGGATGCTGACGACGCAGATGTCGAGATGGAAGATGGAGAGGATGAAGATGATCAGAAGAAAGATATGTCCGCAATCAAACTTACAAAGACCGAAAAATTGAGAAACTATTACTCAACAATGTTTTGCAATGCAAAACTCGCAGGAAGTTACTCAATCTCCCCAACCGTAGCGATTCCAATTCAGACTCACGTCAATGCAATTACAATGTCAAAGGGCTTGAATTATATGTTCTTAGGTGGAAGTGATGGATAcattagaaaatatgaCTTCAAAAATAGTATGGACGGTAAAGCTTCATTGACgttaattcaaaaacattcTCTGCCAGAATCCATGGATTATGCAGGCATAACGTTATCATATTGGGAAAATGAAATCCcacaaaagaaatcaactgtaaaattaacaaaGAACAATAAAGAATATGAACCATTGGTTAGTCCTGTTTATTCCCTTGAAGTACAGAGTGAAAGCATGTATATTCTAAGTGGTCTAAATAATGGTGGTATCACCATGCAAGGTGTGAGATACAGCGAAGGTTCAATAGCGCATTATTTTAAAACCCCAGGGAGTCATCAACAAACtgtaaatttattgaaacttaataatgatgaaacaACTTTCTTAAGCGGTTCTTGGGATAAAAAACTATTAGAATGGGATCTACGGACAggtaaaattattaacgACTTCCAAGGTGTCCTTTCAACACCATCATCATTAGAGATGAGACCATTGTATTCAACCGTGGAAATATCAGAGATGGTTGAAAATCTTAAAAACTCATCAGCAGAAACGGAAAATCGTTCTACAAAAGGAGCAGacgaagatgatgatatgGATTCTTTGTTTGGggatgatgatgaagcAGCCGATAAAAGTACTCTGAAGGATGATAAAACAAATGATGCTGAAATGAATGTTGACATCAAcgaaaatataaaagaacaaaGTCTCGATGCAACTAAAGCTAATGATTCTTTACTAGAAATTTCCAAAACTACCCTGAAAAGAGTATATGATCCAGATATTTTTATGACATCTAGTTTGAATGGTAATGTCGATATTTGGGACAGACGTATTTCATCAGGAGTTGCCCTCACAATTAAGAGAGGAGAGGCTACACCACCATGGTGTTTATCTGCCACCTGGTCAGCCGATGGTGACCATATATATGCAGGAAGAAGAAATGCTTGCgttgaagaatttgataTAAAAATGCCTTCTAAACCTATAAACACACTTAAATTACCTTCTATTTCAGGTTCTGTATCGTGCGTACGTGCTATGCCAAACAATAGGCATATTTTATGCGGTTCTCAAGATAACATCAGATTATTTGACACTAAAATAGCAACAGATACCTCGGGATCGAAAGGCCGCAAGTACTTCAGTATTGTTCCAGGGCATCACGGTGGTATGATATCTGACATTTATATAGATCCAAGCTGTAGATTTATGATAAGCGCAAGTGGTAACCGTGGTTGGCAAGGTACTACTACGGATTATGCATTATTGTATGAAATTGatcttcaataa
- the GYP8 gene encoding GTPase-activating protein GYP8 (similar to Saccharomyces cerevisiae GYP8 (YFL027C); ancestral locus Anc_8.44) encodes MITMGDEKTLGSEDVEVRSNEERLLKQKVIKFALQKKSTALLAHLGRSKLGFADNEVRPKCWSQLLNNQLKKSSEYKRQQLDIVLNSKEVHMDEHQVQLDVNRSFITIETPIIRNNLRFILNYFIIKILRLHPNLRYYQGYHDIISVIIVVYLNMSLINEQLKWNVPINDVNEIMSSLTETELFNAIESFTLLYLRDFMTDSLYFTIDQLNIIPKLIKDRDIFLFNKFKLDQLQPFYATSSLLTVYSHDLKIEDKTFDNNILFSIFDMIISHRNMAIPLVIYSNFIVNAKEELLKAYESNISNFENQNDLINVIIQKQTLNDIFNDKTWDDVLSLTRQNVLINTSYLKTSNVNKYSVLYNTGSGKDQPLTNYNIKTVLNYMKNELIINEKRKIQIVRSKKFQLLRSNISKSIMRMKLPMVYQITLVVLLLLCSSYYRHFPNYSYNIDFFKQFEGNNVCHNLYIHFHRLSKDILASINRLIAKT; translated from the coding sequence ATGATAACAATGGGAGATGAAAAGACTCTAGGATCCGAAGACGTCGAGGTACGAAGCAATGAAGAAAGACTGTTAAAACAAAAAGTAATTAAGTTTGctttacaaaaaaaatcCACTGCATTATTAGCTCATTTGGGGAGAAGTAAACTCGGGTTTGCTGACAATGAAGTCAGGCCAAAATGTTGGTCtcaattattgaataaccaattgaagaaatcaAGTGAGTACAAAAGGCAACAACTGGACATTGTTCTAAACTCCAAAGAAGTGCACATGGATGAACACCAGGTTCAATTAGATGTTAATCGTTCATTTATAACAATAGAGACACCAATtataagaaataatttaagGTTTATTTTGAactattttataataaaaatattacgTTTGCATCCAAATTTGAGATATTATCAAGGTTATCATGATATTATCTCAGTAATAATAGTGGTTTACCTTAATATGtcattaataaatgaacaaTTGAAATGGAATGTACCCATAAATGAtgtaaatgaaattatGTCTTCACTCACCGAAACTGAATTGTTCAACGCAATTGAAAGTTTTACTCTTTTATATCTAAGAGACTTTATGACTGATTCTCTCTATTTTACAATAgatcaattgaatatcaTACCCAAACTAATTAAAGACAGAGACATATTTCTgtttaacaaatttaaattagaTCAATTACAACCATTCTATGCGACATCTTCCCTTTTGACTGTTTACTCTCAcgatttaaaaattgaagacAAAACATTTGacaacaatatattattctcaatttttgatatgaTTATATCTCATAGAAATATGGCGATTCCATTAGTCATATACTCTAACTTCATAGTTAATGCCAAAGAAGAACTTTTAAAAGCGTACGAGTCAAACATAAGTAATTTTGAGAACCAGAATGATCTTATAAATGTAATAATCCAAAAGCAAACGTtgaatgatatttttaatgataaaactTGGGATGATGTGCTTTCATTAACGAGACAAAATGTATTGATTAATACCAGTTATTTGAAAACTAGTAATGTCAATAAATATAGTGTCTTGTACAACACTGGTTCTGGTAAGGATCAACCACTTACTAactataatataaaaactgTTTTAAACTACATGAAGaatgaattaataattaatgaaaagaGAAAGATTCAAATAGTCAGATCGAAAAAATTCCAACTATTAAGATCCAATATTTCCAAAAGCATTATGAGGATGAAGTTACCGATGGTATATCAAATAACTTTAGTTGttttactattattatgttCTTCGTACTATCGTCATTTCCCAAACTATTCTTACAACATTGATTTCTTCAAACAATTCGAAGGAAATAATGTCTGTCACAATCTctatattcattttcacAGATTAAGCAAAGATATCTTGGCGTCAATTAATAGATTGATAGCAAAAACGtaa